One Methanobrevibacter arboriphilus JCM 13429 = DSM 1125 DNA segment encodes these proteins:
- a CDS encoding beta strand repeat-containing protein, with protein sequence MISPIYGESLDSTDSHSEIDNGFNNYAVNDVQITDTDSINSDSPSDSSIGNSNSNNINSNNSYNNYNNNSTATKSSAKVEKSGVSTFASKVFIITDDNYSQYFSLFTGKLLSNSGISPGDTIKIGNVSNKAFIIDIPLTLTSTGADVQITNGVIHLVAGSDGSTISNLKIFNDKTDIVYQGVYVVRLHGIWLTNTNNNLIVNNSVQVADALKVFAMPMGWSSNNTIIYNRLISTWSTCMPMGQSHNNNISYNYLQTTAANIIYYNPYGHADYGGPADCYNNSITNNYLYAIYASDTTIGMQLVYAQHQNTQIINNTLVNQFYGISLYGINSTVVGNTLINMSVYAIIVTSSNLLLENNTVIATDSYGGGIYVGGDGYNENITVVNNKVTITNGCYNGIIVSGDNVFVKNNIINLYNFGVGINIRGNYAQILNNIINTKVDPGISLGTSNALILGNSIRSGSYGIYFKTNNIKFYFTSIINNTIISNDYGIFLQGTIYNTTIVGNKISTNASVGIFKDTTDSYGDNMSDNEVNDIIEDSTGIVIRDSNFYNYFDKDGYFKLGILDESLVLILTHLTNKKIYVDYKMTLLSNGLANLLTNVTIIVTSEGAGSVIRDLNFYNTNVAAIILENYVESIILKNNNITIISDNNYTGSVIGIKIGQSENILVEANNIYISSKKGFVYGISVTDSTYVFSKYINITQNSIILVGDNLVEGVYTDSMSNSEISNNLINLWGNGFGYGVATAYMKGNVNNITIKNNIIVVNVKKMAYLIELHISSNITIINNLLEGFGSGVYGVALYNSDNVSIIDNEIRTTGGDLSGIGVNYDVLGSGNSAIFLTSNSNNTFVKNNIIYTNARYQIIINNTNTGDSNINNTNCTNNTKIDLNNIFSQNYFVIDDVNVINYFTSNGEFIKANSVQANDTLLFNNLSSKHYNLIFNIPLNISFYKVNTIDATFIFKSGSAGSNVTGLLFNLTDNSAIILSDVYNITIHSNSIFINNVLEKNLTGIIIAHNSYDNRIINNAITLKGKNSLTGISVSNFYENRFGRSPYSNLIDSNLLFINSENVAMGIYVSMATDTKIFNNDIYLYAKNCVYAVEIVSNGSFAPYPTTVWSNNTKIINNTFYGLGYNIFLIKSYQSYNTYIANNSLLADGNRSFAYIGYNTSGDKIEYNDIVVNGSGANNNINDPNSNTNNGSNGSFESWVNVAQAGVYYSNSHNNLIRENNITSNYLKGGDYAVYVDDNNVVSGDSDSSGSDSSNGSGSTGIIYLIVSGNYLVSNNGLFIANDAIYGSNVLSENNTPHYVYVSTNGSDVTGDGSIDNPFKTISHAISQSYNRAIIYLLSGTYYENDIFVNKTITIKNNGNVTLNGKKGKIFIISNMGYLTIVGINFLNASSNNGSIISNNGYAHLMNCNFYNNTAIDQGGVIFNKGRLLIDNCNFYNNSAYLGGVISNFGNMSIANSKFINNSACSGGVIYSYHNCTSIISNSYFASNTARTDGNSYLYNDNETRLAPGHGGVIYNFGTLYSINSTYEYNLANNGGVIANSVYIWREFNDSYLYILNSSFKFNNVTTSVYSGGYGGALYGNARYLLVYNSVFHKNEAKTTGGAINFSVNNGSIERSNFTNNTAESYGGALAINGNITITYSIISNNSAGYGGAVYYNGDSSYGHVLNQLNIFNSTIESNFAMHYGGAFYFNYANVNIKDSNILDNFAPVNSVIYGGNNGFLDFDNNWWGSNFGPSDDVWNRANKFKDWLFEDSGWELIVGGGSSDSNSSGGSGSGSGNHIGPGTGSGLRPGGSGSGNGWGTGTGSGIGSGSGSGLGSGSGNGIGDGDGTGSGTGVDSNNGNGKGSNSTNNNILPGVGSIMNPSSSSSSNPGGKSGGGSAGGQGGSGEQSIKNSHEILEDTINNMKPVDFVYIILAVIGFIVLVIVGHKYNKRSRL encoded by the coding sequence TTGATTAGTCCGATTTATGGAGAATCTTTAGATAGTACTGATAGCCATTCTGAAATTGATAATGGATTTAATAATTATGCTGTTAACGATGTTCAAATTACTGATACTGATTCTATTAATTCTGATTCTCCTTCTGATTCTTCTATTGGTAATTCTAATTCTAATAATATTAATTCTAATAATAGTTATAATAATTATAATAATAATTCTACAGCTACTAAATCATCAGCTAAGGTTGAAAAATCTGGTGTAAGTACTTTTGCTTCAAAAGTGTTTATAATTACTGATGATAATTATTCTCAATATTTTAGTTTGTTTACTGGTAAATTACTTTCTAATTCTGGTATTAGTCCTGGAGATACTATTAAAATCGGAAATGTTTCTAATAAAGCTTTTATTATTGATATTCCTTTGACTTTAACTAGTACTGGCGCTGATGTTCAAATAACTAATGGTGTTATTCATTTGGTTGCAGGTAGTGATGGTTCTACTATTAGTAATCTTAAGATATTTAATGATAAGACTGATATTGTGTATCAAGGTGTTTATGTTGTTCGTTTACATGGTATTTGGTTGACTAATACTAATAATAACCTCATTGTTAATAATTCTGTTCAAGTTGCCGATGCTTTAAAAGTTTTTGCTATGCCTATGGGTTGGTCTTCTAATAATACTATTATTTATAATAGGCTGATTAGTACTTGGAGTACTTGTATGCCTATGGGCCAGTCCCATAATAATAATATTTCTTATAATTATTTGCAGACTACTGCTGCAAATATAATTTATTATAATCCTTATGGTCATGCCGATTATGGTGGTCCTGCTGATTGTTATAATAACTCTATTACTAACAATTACTTGTATGCAATTTATGCAAGTGATACTACTATTGGAATGCAATTGGTATATGCTCAGCATCAAAACACTCAGATAATTAACAATACTTTGGTTAATCAATTTTATGGAATAAGTTTGTATGGTATAAATTCAACTGTTGTTGGTAATACTTTAATTAATATGAGTGTTTATGCAATAATCGTTACTTCTTCTAATTTACTTTTAGAAAATAATACTGTTATAGCTACTGATTCTTATGGTGGTGGAATATATGTTGGTGGTGATGGTTATAATGAGAATATTACTGTAGTTAATAATAAAGTAACTATTACTAATGGTTGTTATAATGGAATTATTGTTTCTGGAGATAATGTTTTTGTTAAAAATAATATTATTAATCTTTATAACTTTGGTGTTGGAATTAATATTAGGGGAAATTATGCTCAGATTTTGAATAATATTATCAATACTAAAGTTGATCCAGGAATTAGTTTAGGTACTTCTAATGCATTAATTTTAGGTAATTCTATAAGGTCTGGGTCTTATGGTATTTATTTTAAAACAAATAACATCAAGTTTTATTTTACTAGTATTATTAATAATACTATTATTAGTAATGATTATGGTATTTTTTTACAGGGAACAATTTATAATACTACTATAGTTGGTAATAAAATCAGTACTAATGCATCTGTTGGTATTTTTAAAGATACTACTGATTCTTATGGGGACAATATGTCTGATAATGAGGTTAATGATATTATTGAGGATTCAACAGGTATTGTTATTAGAGATAGTAATTTTTATAATTATTTTGATAAAGATGGTTACTTTAAGTTAGGTATTCTTGATGAATCTTTAGTTTTGATTTTAACTCATTTAACAAATAAGAAGATTTATGTTGATTATAAGATGACTCTTTTAAGTAATGGTTTAGCTAACCTTTTAACAAATGTTACTATTATTGTGACTTCTGAAGGTGCTGGTTCTGTTATTCGTGATTTAAATTTTTATAATACTAATGTTGCAGCTATTATTTTAGAAAATTATGTTGAGTCTATTATTTTAAAAAATAATAATATTACTATAATTTCTGATAATAATTATACTGGATCTGTTATTGGAATTAAGATTGGTCAATCTGAGAATATTCTTGTTGAAGCTAATAATATTTATATTTCAAGTAAAAAAGGCTTTGTTTATGGTATTTCAGTTACTGATTCTACTTATGTATTTTCAAAATACATTAATATAACTCAAAACAGTATTATTCTTGTTGGAGATAATTTAGTTGAGGGTGTTTATACTGATTCAATGAGTAATAGTGAAATTTCTAATAATTTGATAAATTTATGGGGTAATGGTTTTGGTTATGGTGTAGCTACTGCTTATATGAAGGGAAATGTGAATAACATAACCATTAAAAATAATATTATTGTTGTTAATGTTAAGAAGATGGCTTATTTAATTGAATTACATATTAGTTCAAATATTACTATTATTAATAATCTTCTTGAAGGTTTTGGTAGTGGAGTTTATGGTGTAGCTTTGTATAATTCTGATAATGTTTCTATTATCGATAATGAGATTAGAACTACTGGTGGAGATTTAAGTGGAATTGGTGTTAATTATGATGTGTTAGGTAGTGGTAATAGTGCTATTTTCCTTACTTCTAATTCTAACAATACTTTTGTTAAGAATAATATAATTTATACTAATGCAAGATATCAAATAATTATTAATAATACTAATACTGGCGATAGTAATATTAATAATACTAATTGTACTAATAATACTAAAATTGATCTAAATAATATTTTTTCTCAAAATTATTTTGTCATTGATGATGTTAATGTTATTAATTATTTTACTAGTAATGGCGAATTTATAAAAGCTAATTCAGTCCAAGCTAATGATACTTTATTATTCAATAATTTAAGTTCCAAGCATTATAATTTGATTTTCAATATTCCACTAAATATTAGTTTTTATAAGGTTAATACTATTGATGCTACATTTATTTTTAAATCCGGTTCTGCAGGTTCTAATGTAACTGGATTATTATTTAATCTTACTGATAATTCTGCGATTATTTTATCTGATGTTTATAATATCACTATTCATTCTAATAGTATATTTATTAACAATGTTCTTGAAAAAAATCTCACAGGTATTATCATTGCTCATAATAGTTATGATAATCGGATAATTAATAATGCTATTACATTGAAAGGTAAAAATTCATTGACTGGTATTAGTGTTTCTAATTTTTATGAGAACCGTTTTGGTAGAAGCCCTTACTCTAATCTTATTGATAGTAATCTATTGTTTATTAATTCTGAGAATGTTGCTATGGGTATTTATGTTTCTATGGCAACTGATACAAAGATTTTTAACAATGATATTTATTTATATGCTAAAAATTGTGTTTATGCTGTTGAAATAGTTTCTAATGGTTCTTTTGCACCTTATCCTACTACTGTTTGGTCTAATAATACAAAAATTATTAATAATACATTTTATGGTTTAGGATACAATATTTTCTTAATTAAGTCATATCAATCTTATAATACATATATTGCAAACAATAGTCTTTTGGCAGATGGAAACAGGTCTTTTGCTTATATAGGTTATAATACTTCTGGAGATAAGATTGAATATAATGATATTGTTGTGAATGGTTCTGGAGCTAATAATAATATTAATGATCCTAATAGTAATACTAATAATGGGTCTAATGGTAGTTTTGAAAGTTGGGTTAATGTAGCTCAAGCTGGTGTTTATTATTCTAATTCTCATAATAATCTGATTCGTGAAAATAATATTACTTCAAATTATTTAAAGGGTGGAGATTATGCAGTTTATGTTGATGATAATAATGTAGTTTCTGGTGATTCTGATAGTTCTGGTTCTGATAGCTCTAATGGTTCTGGTTCTACTGGTATTATTTATCTCATAGTTTCTGGTAATTATCTTGTAAGTAACAATGGTCTTTTTATAGCTAATGATGCTATTTATGGATCAAATGTTTTAAGTGAAAATAATACTCCTCATTATGTTTATGTTTCAACTAATGGTAGTGATGTTACTGGTGATGGCAGTATAGATAATCCATTTAAGACAATTTCTCATGCTATTTCTCAATCATATAATCGAGCAATCATATATCTTCTAAGTGGAACTTATTATGAGAATGATATTTTTGTAAACAAGACAATAACTATTAAAAACAATGGAAATGTCACTTTAAATGGTAAAAAAGGAAAAATATTTATTATAAGTAATATGGGGTATTTGACTATTGTTGGAATTAATTTTTTAAATGCTTCTAGTAATAATGGATCTATTATTTCTAACAATGGTTATGCACATTTAATGAATTGTAATTTTTATAATAATACTGCCATAGACCAGGGTGGAGTAATTTTTAATAAAGGTCGCCTTTTAATTGATAATTGTAATTTTTATAATAATTCTGCTTATCTTGGTGGGGTAATTAGTAATTTTGGAAATATGAGTATAGCTAACTCTAAATTTATTAATAATTCTGCTTGTAGTGGTGGTGTTATTTATAGCTATCATAATTGTACATCAATAATCAGTAACTCTTATTTTGCTTCAAATACTGCTAGAACAGATGGTAATTCTTATCTTTATAATGATAATGAGACCCGATTAGCCCCTGGTCATGGAGGAGTTATTTATAATTTTGGAACTTTATATTCTATAAATTCTACTTATGAATATAATTTAGCTAACAATGGTGGTGTTATAGCTAATTCTGTTTATATTTGGAGAGAATTTAATGATAGTTATTTATACATTCTAAATTCTAGCTTTAAATTTAATAATGTAACTACTAGTGTATATTCTGGTGGTTATGGTGGAGCTCTTTATGGAAATGCTCGTTATTTATTGGTTTATAATTCAGTATTCCATAAAAATGAAGCTAAAACTACAGGTGGAGCTATTAATTTTTCTGTAAATAATGGTTCAATTGAAAGATCTAACTTTACAAATAATACCGCAGAATCTTATGGTGGTGCATTAGCTATTAATGGTAATATTACAATAACTTATTCTATTATTTCTAATAATAGTGCTGGCTATGGTGGTGCTGTTTATTATAATGGCGATTCTAGTTATGGGCATGTTTTAAATCAGTTAAATATTTTTAATTCAACTATTGAGTCTAATTTCGCTATGCATTATGGTGGTGCCTTTTACTTTAATTATGCTAATGTTAATATTAAAGATTCTAATATTTTAGATAATTTTGCTCCAGTTAATTCCGTTATTTATGGGGGTAATAACGGTTTCCTTGATTTTGATAATAATTGGTGGGGTTCTAATTTTGGTCCAAGTGATGATGTTTGGAATCGTGCTAATAAATTTAAAGATTGGTTATTTGAAGATTCTGGATGGGAACTTATAGTTGGTGGAGGTTCTAGTGACTCTAATTCTTCTGGAGGTTCTGGTTCTGGTTCAGGTAATCATATTGGACCTGGTACTGGTTCTGGACTTAGACCTGGTGGTAGTGGTTCAGGTAATGGATGGGGAACAGGCACAGGTTCTGGAATAGGGTCTGGTTCTGGTTCTGGATTAGGTAGTGGTTCAGGTAATGGAATCGGTGATGGGGATGGAACTGGTTCTGGGACAGGTGTTGATTCTAATAATGGAAATGGTAAAGGGTCTAATTCAACAAATAATAATATTTTACCTGGTGTTGGAAGCATTATGAATCCTTCTAGCTCTTCTAGCTCTAATCCTGGTGGTAAATCTGGTGGAGGTTCAGCTGGAGGTCAAGGTGGATCTGGTGAACAATCTATTAAAAATTCTCATGAAATTTTAGAAGATACTATTAATAATATGAAACCAGTTGACTTTGTTTATATAATATTAGCTGTTATTGGGTTCATTGTTTTAGTTATTGTTGGACATAAGTATAATAAAAGAAGTAGGCTTTAA